One genomic region from Candidatus Methylomirabilota bacterium encodes:
- a CDS encoding gluconokinase, giving the protein MWVLALDVGTSSARAVGYDATARPVAGLDASVAYEPVFTAEGGAELDADRLLEAVVDTIDRCLAAAREPPAAIGASIFWHGLLLLDGAGAPLTPVFTWADTRSAAAARTLRARLDEASIHARTGAPLHATFFPAKLTWLRERDPALLARAATVCGFAEYLLMRITGRLASSLSMASGTGLLDQSGAVWDEAMLEASGVTARQRPPIDDAPACGLRPEWRRRWPALDKTLWLPAAGDGACSNLGSGCTGPDRIALNVGTSAALRLVTPTAPRVPGGLWHYRIDARRHLVGGATSEGGNVWAWARRVLALPERDGAVEEALTAAAPDEHGLTALPFLAGERSPGWNEDARAALSGLGLATTATDLLRALLEAVAYRLGAVYELLAPLASPDHTVVATGGALARSPAWARIVADVLGRPLEISSLAEASSRGAALLAIEALGAPAPPALPPGRLVVPDARRHAVYDAAMRRQRHLYDIIVGPRLS; this is encoded by the coding sequence ATGTGGGTTCTGGCGCTGGATGTGGGCACGAGCTCCGCGCGTGCCGTCGGTTACGATGCGACGGCCCGCCCGGTGGCCGGCCTCGACGCGAGTGTGGCCTATGAGCCGGTCTTCACCGCCGAGGGCGGGGCCGAGCTCGACGCCGATCGCCTGCTGGAGGCGGTGGTCGACACCATCGATCGATGCCTGGCCGCCGCCCGCGAGCCGCCCGCCGCCATTGGCGCTTCCATCTTCTGGCACGGCCTCCTGCTCCTCGACGGGGCAGGCGCTCCGCTCACGCCTGTATTCACCTGGGCCGATACCCGAAGCGCGGCGGCGGCCAGAACGCTTCGCGCCCGACTCGACGAAGCCTCGATTCACGCACGCACGGGGGCGCCGCTCCACGCCACCTTCTTCCCGGCCAAGCTGACCTGGCTCCGCGAGAGAGATCCCGCGCTGCTCGCGCGCGCGGCCACCGTCTGCGGATTCGCCGAGTATCTCCTGATGCGGATAACGGGGCGGCTGGCCTCGAGCCTGTCCATGGCCTCGGGCACAGGACTCCTCGATCAGTCGGGCGCGGTCTGGGATGAGGCCATGCTCGAGGCCTCGGGCGTCACGGCCCGTCAGCGGCCGCCCATCGACGACGCGCCGGCCTGCGGCCTTCGGCCTGAATGGCGGCGCCGATGGCCGGCCCTCGACAAGACGCTCTGGCTGCCCGCTGCCGGAGACGGCGCCTGCTCGAATCTCGGCTCGGGGTGCACGGGGCCCGACCGCATCGCGCTCAATGTCGGAACCTCCGCCGCGCTCCGACTCGTGACGCCCACCGCGCCACGCGTGCCGGGGGGGCTCTGGCACTATCGCATCGACGCTCGCCGGCACCTGGTCGGCGGCGCGACGTCGGAAGGCGGCAATGTCTGGGCCTGGGCGCGTCGCGTGCTTGCCTTGCCGGAGCGTGACGGAGCCGTCGAGGAGGCTCTCACCGCGGCCGCCCCTGATGAGCACGGCCTCACGGCGCTGCCCTTCCTCGCGGGCGAGAGGAGCCCGGGCTGGAACGAGGACGCGCGCGCCGCGCTCTCTGGGCTCGGTCTCGCCACCACGGCGACGGACTTGCTCCGCGCCCTCCTCGAAGCCGTGGCCTATCGTCTGGGTGCGGTCTACGAGCTCCTGGCCCCCTTGGCCTCACCCGACCACACCGTCGTCGCCACCGGGGGCGCCCTCGCGCGCTCGCCGGCCTGGGCCCGCATCGTGGCCGATGTCCTGGGCCGGCCACTGGAGATCTCCTCGCTGGCGGAGGCCTCGAGCCGTGGAGCCGCGCTCCTGGCCATCGAGGCCCTCGGGGCGCCCGCGCCGCCCGCATTGCCGCCCGGCCGCCTGGTCGTGCCCGATGCGCGCCGCCACGCCGTGTACGACGCCGCCATGAGGCGCCAGCGACACCTGTATGACATCATTGTGGGGCCACGCCTCTCCTGA